The sequence TTTGTTACTTTTTGAGAAATCTTTTAATTGCTTTGCAGTCTGTTGCCCGAGCTCACGTGTAGGAGCCATTACCAATGCCTGAGTGCTATTGCTGTTGGAATCGATTAAATCAATGAGAGGGAGCCCGAAAGCTGCAGTTTTACCTGTTCCCGTTTGAGCCAAACCAATAAAATCTGTAGGATCTTCAGTAAGTAATATTGGAATGGCTTTTTCTTGTACTGGAGTGGGGGTCGTAAACCCCATTTGGTCAAGGACTTTCGCTATAGATTCTGAGAGTCCAAGTTTTTGGAAATTATTCAAAGAGCATATTTTAAAAATGAATCGCAAAGCTACTGGAACGAATTAGAACACCAATATGTATAGTCAATTATCTTCATGGACTAATCGAAAAGATAAAATTGAAATTCGGAAGAGAACTAGCGCGTTCAGCATGTATTTTTGAATCGATTTAACGAATAGATGAACAGTAGAAAAAGACATATCGCTAAAACGATTACTTGGAGGCTGATAGCCACGAGTACAACATTCATTTTGACAATATTTTTTTTCAGAGAAGATCCAAATGCCACTGAGAAGGCTTCATGGGTAGCGTTGATTGAAACATCTATTAAAATGATTTTGTATTATTATCATGAAAGAATATGGTTTATCAACACGATAAAACTTAAAAGTAAAATCCGACATTTTATTAAAACTATCACTTGGCGAATCACCGCTTCTATCACCACTTTTGTTATTGCATTATTTATTTTCAAAGAAGATCCACAGGCTATGGAAAAAGCTACTGGCATAGCTTTGGTAGAAAGCATTTTGAAAATGATTTTCTATTATTTACACGAAAGAGCATGGCACACTTCAAAATTTGGGCTTAAATAGTGAGCATACGGGAAATAGCCGCAATAAGTGTTTGAAGAAAGTAATTAATAGATTAATCTTGAATTTGAATTGATGATAAACAAACCAATCTCATGAAATGAGCATGATTAAACAATCACCATTTATTTGGTGAATGAATAGTATCAGGCGAATTCCATGTGGCGATTGAAAAACAGACAATACACATGAAAAAGAATTTTATAACCCTTTTATTTTTAGTCTCCGCATTCTTCTTAATCTCATGTAGTAGTGGATCAAGCTCTTCTGGAGAGTCTACTGCCGAAAAGAAAGAAGAAATTGAAGATTTCGTTGAGAAAGAATTCACATATCCCTTGCCAACTGCGTTCGAGGTATCGCAAATGCTTGGTAATGCAAATACATCATACTCTGAGAATATTGTAAATGATCCAACTAAAGTAGATCAATATGTTGCCACATGGCAGAAAGCAGTGAATTTGGGGGTTTATGGTGCCGACCTTAGCTATGCGGCAACCTTTGATAAAACACAGGAGACAATAGATTATTTAGATGTTTCCAAAAAGCTAATTGATGATTTAAACATCACTTCTGCTTTTAATTCTTCCATGGCTCAAAGAATCGAGAATAACATGGATAACATTGATTCACTTATTTTCATAGTGACTGAGTCATTCTATGATACATACAACTACCTCAATCAAAATGGAGAAGAAAAGACTTCAATTTTGGTAGTAGCAGGAAGCGTTGTAGAGGGACTACACATCACCTGCGAATTGGTTAAGATGAGTGAAAATAGAGGAGAATTGATGGCTGTACTTGCCAATCAGAAATCTCAGGTTACTAAGCTTCTTGAATTAATGGATAACTTCCAAGATGATGAAAATGTAAAGCGTATGCTTCCAAGTTTACGATTTATTAGTCTTACTTATGATCAGCTTGGCGAGGGAGTGGAGATGACTTCCGGACAGTTTGATGACATTTCAAATAATGTTAAAATTATTCGAGATGAGATAGTTGGCTAATCTTTTTTAACAATATTTGGAAGCCTCAACCATTTAGTTGAGGCTTTTTTTATATTTAATCCAAACTATGACCGAATCCATAATAAATGCACTAGTTCACCTACTTGCCATCATTGAAAGCGCAAAGGAGGATACAGATGCTGTGGATTCAGGAGAGCTGGTTATCAGACCCTATCTTCAAAAAACACTCAATAATGAAACGCTCACTACGGAGTATATCAAGCTCTTTTATGATTATTTGAACTTTTACAAAGATCAGCCCACTGCAAAGAGTGATGAAGAAATTAATATTGATAGTACTAGTATTCTTCAGATAGCTAAAATTTGTAATCAGCTTAACAAGGAGTTACTTCGATCAGAGAGACTCATTGTATTCATGCAATTGATGGAGCTCATCAGGGCAGATGAAAAAGTTACGGCAAAGGAAGAAGAGTTTGCTGCTTTGGTAGCTTTAAACTTTAATCTTGATCAAGAAGACGTAATTAATCTTAAAAACTTCATCCTTAAACATGATGAGGGGGAAATAAATAAGGACCGAATATTAATTGTTGACAATAAACAGACCGAATGGCCAGAAGAAATGGCTTGGATCATTCGGAAAAAGAAGAAAGAAAATCAAATTAGGCATTTGTTTGTTCAGAATCTCTTCGGGAAGATTACCGTCCTTTATTTAAAAAGTGTTGACACTTTTGTTTTTCGATATGATGGTCCATTAAACCTTTTTCTTGAAGGTGTCAAAATCATCCCTTCCAAATCATACATCTTGAAACCGGGATCCATCATTAAAGGACCAAATATTTCATCCATTTATGAATCTGAAGTCACTAAGAAATTTATCCAAGATGAGACCAGTACTCGAGTAGTCTTAGCTGGAGATAAGATAGAGTTTAAGTTTAAAAATAGCAGTAATGGGCTAAAGGCTTTCTCTTTCTCTGAAGATTCTGGAAGACTCATTGGAATCATGGGAGGAAGTGGCACTGGTAAGACCACTCTAATGAATATTCTGAATGGAAAGCTCCATTTAGATGGTGGACGAATTCATATCAATGGATTCTCTCTGGAACAAGCAAGTACTGAAGGGGTAATTGGCTATGTGCCGCAGGATGACCTCTTATTTGAAGAACTCACTGTATTTCAAAACCTATACTTCAATGCTAAGACATGCTTTAGTGATTTTTCTGAAGATCTAATTGAACGAACAGTTCTTAAAGTTCTTGACGATCTAGATCTCGAGGATATTAAAGATTTAAAAGTCGGAGATCCCCTTAACAAAACTATTTCAGGAGGTCAAAGAAAACGTCTGAATATTGCACTAGAGCTCATGCGTGAGCCTTCTGTGTTATTTGTAGACGAGCCTACTTCCGGATTATCCTCAATGGATTCTGAAAAGATGATGATGTTGCTTAAGGATTTGACCCGAAAAGGAAAATTAGTCGTTGCTATTATTCATCAACCTTCGTCTGAGATTTTCAAGTTATTTGATAAGCTGTGGATAATGGATAGAGGGGGGTATCCAATCTACAATGGAAATCCTATTGATGCTGTAGTGTATTTCAAGACGATGAATACACAAGTAAATGCGGCCGAAAGCGAATGTCCTAGGTGTGGAAATGTGATACCTGAACAGATCTTACAAATAATTGAGGCCAGAGAGATTGATGAGCGAGGAAGGTCCACCAAGAAAAGACGGGTAAACCCATCTATTTGGTATTCTAAGTATAAAGAAAACATTCAACCGAAACTTGTTCGCCTGAAGTACGATTCGGTACTCCCACCTACTAATTTTCGAATTCCTGACAGCTGGCATCAATTCAAAATATTTAGCCAGAGAAATCTTTTATCTAAGATTTCCAACAAGCAATACATTCTAATTAATGTACTTGAAGCTCCACTCTTAGCTTTTATTCTAGGTTACTTCTCAAAATATTCACCAGAAAAAGTGTATGCTTTTTCTGAAAATATTAACCTCCCAGTATATCTTTTTATGTCCATCGTAGTTTCCTTATTCATGGGCCTAACTGTGAGTGCTCAAGAGATTTACAAGGACCGACAAATACTGGAACGTGAGTCATTTCTGAACCTCTCGAGGATGAGTTATATAAACTCTAAGATTGTCTTCTTATTTGTTCTTTCAGCTATACAAACATTGTCATTCGTCCTTATTGGAAATTATATACTTGAGATTCACGGAATGACACTTTACTATTGGGCGGTACTATTTTCCATTTCTTGTTTTGCCAATTTGGTAGGGCTAAATATTTCATCGGCACTAAATTCTGTTATCAATATTTACATTCTCATTCCGTTTATTCTAGTCCCACAGCTTTTATTAGGGGGCGCCATGATAAAATTTGATGAGCTCCACCACTCTATAAATAACCAAAAAAATGTACCAATTGTAGGTGACATGATGGCTTCTCGTTGGGCGTATGAAGCACTGGCAGTCGCTCAATTTCGTTATAACGATTATGAGAGGTATTTCTTTGAAGTCAATAAAGAAATAAGTAGAAACTCAGTTTACAGGTCTTTTATGGTACCAGAAATGGTGAGCATCAATAAAGAAGTTATGCGAGACACTTCCAACTGGGAATCAAAGGAACAATCGTTTAGGATCTTAAAAAATGAGGTCAAGAGTTTAAGCGAAATTCATGGTTTACGAGCTTTTTCTTACGTGGATCAACTAAATCCTGAATATTTCAGTCGATCCATTTCAGATAGACTTCATAACTACTTGTTATACGCTCGAGATCACTTCGCCAATGGGTACCTGGAATCACAAAAAAATAGAGATCAGCTTTACGATAGTGTTGTCAGTGACTTAGGTCGTGATGGGTTTATCATATTAGAAAAGAAGTATCATAACGAATTTTTAGCTGACCTATTGATGAATAGAGCGCATCTGGACATGGTCTATCGCGGTGAGGATCAACTCATTCAAAAGAAAGATCCCATATTTATGCATCCTTATTCCGCTATTGGTAGAGCTCACTTCTATGCTCCTTTCAAGGTTTTGGGGAATTGGAAAGTGCCTACGTTTTATTTCAACATTGCCTTCATCTGGTTTATGACAATTGTTTTATACCTATCTCTCTTAGACAACACGCTCAAAAAGATTATTAGATTCTTTGAATCTAGAAATAAAGATGAAGGAAGGCCTAATTCATGGGTGCGCCTCTGGGATACATTCCAGATAATCATCAGCTCTCCTAGAGTATATAAGAGAGCCCGGAAATTGAAAAAATCAACGAATAACTAATGTTGCATCCTCATCTGGCATCCCTTATTCTTCGGTTAAGTTTCAGCAGTATGATGCTCGGTCATGGATGGGGTAAGTTCAATCGATTGATTAATGGAGATATGTCTTTTGCCAATCCCATTGGTATTGGTGAAGGTCTAAGCTTATTTCTGGCTGTAATTGGCGAGTTTCTATGCCCTATTCTTCTGATTATAGGTTTTAAAACAAGACTGGCCACAATACCTCCCACAATTACGATGCTTGTAGCGGCTTTTATCATTCATGCACAAGATCCTTGGGGAAAGCAGGAGTTTCCGTTATTGTACTTCTTTGGATTTGTTGCCATATATCTTCTCGGCAGTGGAAAGTATTCACTTGACTGGCGATTGAAGAAGGTTTAGTTTCTTGTAAAGTACTTTTTCACTAATCTGCGATATTTCTCCGGACTTCAAAGGTGATAAATCTAAATCTTCAACAGCCACTCGTATTAGCCTCAATGTTGGATGTCCAACTTTTGCTGTCATCTTTCTTACCTGCCTATTTTTACCTTCAGTTAAACTAATCTGAAGCCAAGTCCTGAGTGGATGTTTTTTATAGTTTACCGGAGGATTTCTTTCTTCAACCTTTGGTGTAAAAACTTCCACCTTTGCAGGTTTGGTGTTATGTTTTTTCCCGTTTACATTGATTTCAATTCCTTTTTCAAGCATCGCAATAGCTTGTTGATCTGGTGTACCATCTACCTCGACAACATATGTTCTGACATGTTCATTCTTAGGATTCAGAAGCCTATTATTAAGTGATTTATCATTAGTTAAAATAAGCAACCCTTCGCTATCTAAGTCTAGCCTTCCTACTGGATACACATCTTTGGGTATATCCTTAAAGATTGAACCTAATCCTATGTTCTGTCCTTCATTAGAGAATTGGCTAAGCACTTTAAATGGCTTATGTATAATGAAATATAGTTTTCTTTTAGCCACGAAAAATCAATTTAAACAGACCAAAACCGATTAAAGACCCAAGCACGTTAGCACAAGCATCAATCCATTCAAAGAAGCGATTTGGAAAAAATATATACTGCGCAAGCTCAAGCGAGAAGCCATAGGTACTTGCGCTTATTAAAATTGCAAGAGCAATTCTATGATTTAGAAGTTGCGCTTTCTTGAATGCAATCAGAAAACCAATTGTCAAAACCAGATAAGCAAAGCAGTGCTCAATTTTATCTAGGTAACTAACCCCTTCTACTTGAACTGGAAAGGATAAGAATGTAGAAAGTAAGAAGATTCCAATCGCAACTGCGATTGGTGGGATAAACCACAGATATCTATTTGTCATTAAAATTCCATTCGTTTTCCATCATAAAGTCGATTTAATTCAAAATTTTCAGCTTCTATGACCTCTTGAGCCATATGACTCAACCAAAGTTGTTTGCAATTGAGTAGTGCTCTTTTTTCCAATAGTTCGTGGTAGCTCAAATGCCCAAAACTTACTTTTTCAATAAAATTACATTCACAAATAAAAACATCTGCACCTTTCGCTAAAGGAATGAGATTCTCTGTCCAGGAAGTATCTCCTGAAAAAGCAATTTTTTTATTCCTCCATTCCAATCTTATCGCATGAGGAACTGAGACGGGACTGTGATCTACTTCCCATACGCGAAGCAATTTATCATCCAAATCTACAGGTTCATCTTGTGCATACTCATGGAATGTCAAGTCTAACTCTTTAAGCTGCTCCGCTGTTCCAGGATACATAGCTTCCTGTAATTTGTAAACTTGATCTCTTACACCTCTTGGCCCTATAATTTTGAGAGGTTTCTTTCTTCGTTGTTCAAATAAACAGCAGATTAGCAAAAAGGGAATACCTCCAAAATGGTCTCCGTGGAAGTGAGTAATAATAATCGTGGATATTTTTTCAAGGTCCACTTTTTCATGCTTTAACCTGATAAGCGTACTTGCCCCACAATCCATTAGTACGTGCTCCTCTCCTTCTGATATGAGAAAAGCAGTGTTATTTCTTCCCGCATTCCCAAATGCATCACCACAGCCAAGTACTGTTAATTCCATCGGCTAAATTTAGCCTGAATAATTCAGGTGATAATTATGAGATAAATGATAATTTATTAGTAACAAACTGATGTTTTAAGCTAAACAATCTCTTTATTAGAAGATGATTTTAGCTTTTTTGAATTCGATGTAATGCATGAAATCAATGTGCTAAGTAAATGAATAAACTGATTGTGTAATGGAGTTATACCTCAATGATAAACTTGGAAAAATCACTATTGAGATGGATGAATCACCGAAAGCATCAAGTATATTGATTGTAGCTCATGGTGCTGGTGCTGGAATGCATCACTTCTTCATGAAAGAAATTGCACAACTAATCTCCAATGAAGGAATTACAGTTGTCCGGTTTAATTTCCCATATATGGAACAAGGGAGAAAGTCACCAGGCTCTCCAAAATCCAATATAGAAACATGGAATATTGTCATCGAACATATCTTAACAATGTATCCGGAAATGCCAATAGTTGTCTCTGGTAAATCATATGGAGGTAGAATGGCTTCTCACCTACTTGCAGAGCATAACTTCGAAAGAGTAAAGGGTATCATTTATTTTGGGTTTCCACTTCATGCTCCTGGTAAGGATTCAAAAGATCGTGCACAGCATTTATGCGAAATCACGCTTCCGCAACTATTCTTGCAAGGGTCAAAAGACAAGCTAGCAAACCTTGACCTTATGAAAGAAGTGATGAAAAGTCTGCACAAAGCTGAGATAAGAGTCATAGAAGATGCTGATCATTCTTTCCATGTCCCCAAAAGAAGTGGAAAGACAAAAGAAGAAATATTACTTCTGCTTGCAACAGAATCTATCAATTGGATACGGACCAATCTTTAGTCTTTAAACCAAAAGGGTATCTGTACAAAGTCACTAAATGTAGATGATTCTAAGGTATCAATTTCAACCTTTTTTATAGCTAGGACATTCTCGCCTTTGTTAAAAGCCACAGTAGGAATGACCGTAATAAGACCTTTTTGGTCTTTATGCGGATGTATGTAGAACCTGAATTTCAGGTCACTATAAATCGAGTCGTTAATGGCTATTTGATAAATAGATGCATGACAAGAGAGTAATTGCTCAAAATCTTCACCTGAATAATCCTTATTGGTAATCTGAAAACCCCCATTATTGGTACCAATTCCCAACCTGGAATTTAAACCATCATCTTTGAGAGGCACAAAATCAGGACAACTTGATTGAATGACTGAATTATCCGAAGGATTATATCTTAAAAAAAGAGGAAAGAATGGTTCGTTTATAAACTTTGACGGAATGCTAACATCAGAAACATATTCTTTTTCAGGCCTTGTATCATCATATGCATTCGTTTGAACAACAAACTTACTCTGTGAATCGGGAAAGTATTGATGCTGATCAAACTCTACTAAGAGCATGAGTAATACGACTCCTCCTAGAAGAGAAAATACCAATCGAATCTTCCCTTTTGAAAATTTGCTTATTAAATAATAATAAATGCTTTTACTCAGCCTCGATAACGTAATGAAATTGAAGAGACGGTAAAAGGGATAATATATTCTAGCAAACCACTTTATACGCTTAAAAAAACCAAGAGTCAAGTAATCAATCATATAAATAAATCCCATGACCATGTAGCTGACAGCAACTACTATCGAAACAATTAACACAATACTGGAAATGGCATCAGGAGAAATTACAACTAATTGAGAAAATATAAAACCCATGACTCCAAGCCCAACCAAGTACATCCCAAATGCGATCAAAACAGAGATGATTAAGAAAGAAAAAGCAAAAATGACACTGCAAATTTCATCCAATTGCACGACCATTTTATCGAGACTTATTACGCCATTTTTTTTAAGTTTTTCTGTGAAAAACTTATTGTAGTTGAGTTTTTCAAAATCTACTGTAGCCTGAACAGAGCGTAGGCCAATTGTGCCGATCCAGAACCCACGCAACATCAAATGAATGATCAGAGAAATGGCCAATGCTTGAATGGAGTTCTTAATGATAATTAAGAAAATGCTGAAAATACTCAGGGCTCCAGTTGATAAATTGTATTTAAAATTTAATCCATAAAGGAACTCACGAAAGGCAGAATTTGCCCCGATAAGTAAGAAAATGGTAAAAGCAGATACTAGAAGCTCAAGTTGCCAACTTTCGCGCTCCAACTTCTTTAACCATTCTTCTATCTGATCTTCCGAAATATTACTCATTGCTATCTTTTTGTATCATCTAAACTACTAGCTATCGGAAATGTCCTTATAACAGTTCTAGTTTGTAGAACTTCTTAATTTCAGCTGGCATCTCTCCACTTTTATACATCTTCATCGCTTTATAATTGGCTTTTTGGACTTTAAAATATGAATTATTCTCGTATTTGCGCGCGGAAACCTTTACGCTTTTAGGGATTATCTTGAAGGAAACAGAGACCTCTTCCATCCTATCCAGAAAGTCATAGTCCTCCATGATAACATACTCTTCATCAAAACCTCCTAGCTTCTCAAAACATTCTTTCGTAACAAAGAGTGTTTGATCTCCACCTCTACACCACTTAAAAGGAAAACGTGTAAAGAAGCCATTAACATGAAGAAGAGGGTTTGGGGGGTTATCAAATTTGAATCTGTAACAACCACTTCCATAACCCTGGTTGACGGATTCTTTGATATCATAGACAAAACTATCTACAAGTTGAACATCAGCATGCACAAAATACAGGATGTTTCCTTTTGCATGTTTAGCTCCCAAATTCATCTGACAAGCTCTGGAGCACTCTTTTGATGATTCGACCTTTACTGGAAATTGTGATACGAGCGTTCGCGTTTTATCTGTACTTCCACCATCGACAATGATGACTTCAAATTCATTTTTATCCGGATGGTTAGATAAAAATTTGAGGAGAGAGCCAATTTGCTGTTCCTCATTTAACGTAGGAATGATTATGCTAATAAACACTTGCAAGTGATTTTATAGCTATTTACGAAGAAAAAAAAGAAGTTGGCTTCAAACTAACTACTATTTACATCGCCTTCTTATCATGATCTTGCATTTGAAATGAGCCTTTTGCTTTTTCCATAGGCTTCTTGGCTTTCATAATCATGAATTTAGCAGCCATATTCAACAACTCGGGCTGGCCAGAATAAGAATAACCCAGTTCTTTCAATTCTTCAATTATTTTGCCATATTCCTCAGCCTTAGAAAGAGAAAAATTATCAGAATTCTGAAGGTAAACTGCTTCTATCACTCCTAATGAATGCTTCAGCATTCTGAAAAGTTTTTGATTTTTAGTCTCACGTTCCTCTCGAAAGTGTTTAGCATAGACTTCAGGCATCAACTCCTTCAAGCGTTCGAAATGTTCGTTTAGTACAGGATGCTTGTCTTTTGTCATTTGGCTATGGAGTTTAATGTTTTAATAAGTTCGGTTGCTGTATGATGTTCACTACTTGGAGCTAACTCAACATATTTATTAATACTTAGGATGGCCTCATCGTATCTCCTAAGAGAAATCAGAACCAAACCAAGGTTGTAATAGCTATTTGGATACTCTGTTTCGATTTGAGTGGAAAGTTCATAATGCACTTTTGCTAATTCTAGATTACCTAAGTCTGAGTAGACATTACCCAAATTATAATGAGCCTCAAAATGCCTTGGGTTCTTCTTTAGACATAGAGTAAGATAATCAATGGCTTTACTTAAATCTCCTTGACTTGATTTAAGAATTCCAAGATTGCAATATGCATCTTCTATTGACTGCCCATTTTCAATAGCCAATAGATAATATTTTTCAGCCTCAGGATTGTTATTTTCATCAAGACTCAATGCCTCTTCAAAGAAGGACCCGGCTTTTGGTAATGAAAGTAAAGGTGTATTATCAGGAAGCTGATCAAACATATTTAACTGCCCATAATCTTCAAGATTAGGCTTTCTCCTCCTTCGTGCCTTCTTGGGACCTAATTTTTCTGGAGGATTAACCGGAAATTGGACAACTTTTGTCATTCTCTTAGCTTGCTTTTCGCTTCACTTCTTTCTCTTCTACTTTATCGCTTTTATCAACTTTCTTCATTGGCTTTTTAGACTTTTTGGCTTCATCTATGCTTGCCTTCAAAGCTGTCATGATATCAACTACTTCGGGTTCTTCTTCTACGAATGATACAACTTCATTACCCTTAATCTTGCTATCAATCATTTCTCTCAATGCGTCATTATACGTATCCTCAAGCTCTATTTTCTTGAATTTCTTGGTCATAGACTTGATCAGCATATTGGCAAGTTTCAACTGCTCCTCATCTGCATCTTCCTCAATTCTCAAATTAGGAACATCTTTGATATTTCTTACTTCACTTGGGTAGCGAAGTTTATGGATCATAATTCCACGATCATGAGACGTTAATAAAACCATACTCTCTCGATCTCGCAAGACAACTTTTCCAACACCTACTTTACCTGATTCTCTTAGGGCTTGACTTAATAGAGCATACGTTTTACTTGCCACATCTCCATCAGGCCCAGCAAAGTAAGGTGAATCATACAGTGTTTCATGAATTTCATTAACATCCACAAATCCCTCTATCTCAATGACTTTTGTGCTTTTTAACTTGACTTTTTCAAAATCATCAGACTCTACTATCACAAACTGACCTGGCTCATATTGATATCCTTTTACGATATCTTCCTGACGCAAAACATCACCAGTAACTTTATCTCGTTTTTCGTATTTAACAGGATTGTTAGTCTCTTTCGAGAGTAAATTGAATTGAACCTTTTGGGCAGTATCTATGGCATTATATATCCTTATTGGGATTGTTACCATTGAAAATCGAATATGACCTTTCCAGATAGCCCTCATATGTATCAATTTACTGATTTAGCCAGTAAATTAAAAATCTTTAACTTTTAATCCAAGTAAAGTATTTTAAGTTATTGATTTATAGTTATTTATGTATTTGCTCATTCATCGTAATCAGTGTTGCGCTCGATGTATTTTATGATCTCTCCTGCAATATTTTTTCCAGTAGCTGCTTCTATTCCTTCTAAGCCCGGCGATGAATTAACTTCAAGAATAAGTGGTCCTTTTGATGATTGAAGTAAATCGACTCCTGCAACACCAAGTCCCATAGCTTTAGCAGCCTTTAAAGCAGCGCGCTCTTCTGCATCAGACAATTCAATGATCTCTGCAGTACCTCCTCGATGCAAATTGGAACGGAATTCTCCTTCCTTCCCTTGCCTCTTCATAGCTCCTACAACTCTATCTCCAATGACAAATACTCGTACATCTGCACCACCTGCTTCTTTAATAAATTCCTGTACAATAACTCTTGCTTGAAGCCCATTAAAAGCTTCTAGCACTGACTCTGCCGCTTTCTGTGTTTCTGCTAATACTACTCCCAGTCCTTGTGTTCCTTCCAGCAGTTTAATAACACACGGCGCTCCTCCTACGGCATTTATTGGAGTCGTAACATCTTTAGAATAGTTGGTGAAAACAGTCTTAGGAAGCCCCAATCCCGATCTCGAAAGTATCTGCAAACTCCTCAATTTATCTCTTGATCTTACAAGAGCAACGGATTCAGTAGTCGAGAATACGTTCATCATTTCAAATTGACGAACCACAGCTGTACCGTAAAAGGTCACAGATGCCCCAATACGAGGTATAATAGCATGAAGCTCCGTTATATTCTCTCCCTTATGATAAATTTTCGGTTTCTTTTTTTCTATTTCAATATTACATCTGGAATGGTCCAGAACTCTCATTACATGGCCTCTGGCCTCACCAGCTTCTAATAGTCTACTAGTTGAATACAATTTAGGATTTCGGGAGAGTACTGCTATATTCATAATCTATATTGCTTTTTTGTTTTTTAATAAAGATCCTTCTTCGAAAGAAGGATACAAATCTTCGTAAGATCTAACTTCTGATAAAGATATCCTACGATTAATATGAGCTCTTCTGATTTCTGCTGGTGACCTCATGCCTGCTGCCCCTATTAATTCATAAAAAGCCTTTACGGTTTCTTCTTGGAAGTTTGCCACACGTTCGGCTTTATCATTGGGATCAAGCCCTCGCATCAACATCTTGTTCTGAGTAGCAACTCCTGTTGGACAAGAATTGGAGTTACATTGCAGTGCTTGAATACAACCAAGGGCCAACATCATTG is a genomic window of Marinobacter alexandrii containing:
- a CDS encoding alpha/beta fold hydrolase, which produces MELYLNDKLGKITIEMDESPKASSILIVAHGAGAGMHHFFMKEIAQLISNEGITVVRFNFPYMEQGRKSPGSPKSNIETWNIVIEHILTMYPEMPIVVSGKSYGGRMASHLLAEHNFERVKGIIYFGFPLHAPGKDSKDRAQHLCEITLPQLFLQGSKDKLANLDLMKEVMKSLHKAEIRVIEDADHSFHVPKRSGKTKEEILLLLATESINWIRTNL
- a CDS encoding DUF2061 domain-containing protein, with translation MNSRKRHIAKTITWRLIATSTTFILTIFFFREDPNATEKASWVALIETSIKMILYYYHERIWFINTIKLKSKIRHFIKTITWRITASITTFVIALFIFKEDPQAMEKATGIALVESILKMIFYYLHERAWHTSKFGLK
- a CDS encoding DoxX family protein, encoding MLHPHLASLILRLSFSSMMLGHGWGKFNRLINGDMSFANPIGIGEGLSLFLAVIGEFLCPILLIIGFKTRLATIPPTITMLVAAFIIHAQDPWGKQEFPLLYFFGFVAIYLLGSGKYSLDWRLKKV
- a CDS encoding MBL fold metallo-hydrolase, which translates into the protein MELTVLGCGDAFGNAGRNNTAFLISEGEEHVLMDCGASTLIRLKHEKVDLEKISTIIITHFHGDHFGGIPFLLICCLFEQRRKKPLKIIGPRGVRDQVYKLQEAMYPGTAEQLKELDLTFHEYAQDEPVDLDDKLLRVWEVDHSPVSVPHAIRLEWRNKKIAFSGDTSWTENLIPLAKGADVFICECNFIEKVSFGHLSYHELLEKRALLNCKQLWLSHMAQEVIEAENFELNRLYDGKRMEF
- a CDS encoding VanZ family protein; this encodes MTNRYLWFIPPIAVAIGIFLLSTFLSFPVQVEGVSYLDKIEHCFAYLVLTIGFLIAFKKAQLLNHRIALAILISASTYGFSLELAQYIFFPNRFFEWIDACANVLGSLIGFGLFKLIFRG
- a CDS encoding TIGR04283 family arsenosugar biosynthesis glycosyltransferase gives rise to the protein MFISIIIPTLNEEQQIGSLLKFLSNHPDKNEFEVIIVDGGSTDKTRTLVSQFPVKVESSKECSRACQMNLGAKHAKGNILYFVHADVQLVDSFVYDIKESVNQGYGSGCYRFKFDNPPNPLLHVNGFFTRFPFKWCRGGDQTLFVTKECFEKLGGFDEEYVIMEDYDFLDRMEEVSVSFKIIPKSVKVSARKYENNSYFKVQKANYKAMKMYKSGEMPAEIKKFYKLELL
- a CDS encoding ATP-binding cassette domain-containing protein; this translates as MTESIINALVHLLAIIESAKEDTDAVDSGELVIRPYLQKTLNNETLTTEYIKLFYDYLNFYKDQPTAKSDEEINIDSTSILQIAKICNQLNKELLRSERLIVFMQLMELIRADEKVTAKEEEFAALVALNFNLDQEDVINLKNFILKHDEGEINKDRILIVDNKQTEWPEEMAWIIRKKKKENQIRHLFVQNLFGKITVLYLKSVDTFVFRYDGPLNLFLEGVKIIPSKSYILKPGSIIKGPNISSIYESEVTKKFIQDETSTRVVLAGDKIEFKFKNSSNGLKAFSFSEDSGRLIGIMGGSGTGKTTLMNILNGKLHLDGGRIHINGFSLEQASTEGVIGYVPQDDLLFEELTVFQNLYFNAKTCFSDFSEDLIERTVLKVLDDLDLEDIKDLKVGDPLNKTISGGQRKRLNIALELMREPSVLFVDEPTSGLSSMDSEKMMMLLKDLTRKGKLVVAIIHQPSSEIFKLFDKLWIMDRGGYPIYNGNPIDAVVYFKTMNTQVNAAESECPRCGNVIPEQILQIIEAREIDERGRSTKKRRVNPSIWYSKYKENIQPKLVRLKYDSVLPPTNFRIPDSWHQFKIFSQRNLLSKISNKQYILINVLEAPLLAFILGYFSKYSPEKVYAFSENINLPVYLFMSIVVSLFMGLTVSAQEIYKDRQILERESFLNLSRMSYINSKIVFLFVLSAIQTLSFVLIGNYILEIHGMTLYYWAVLFSISCFANLVGLNISSALNSVINIYILIPFILVPQLLLGGAMIKFDELHHSINNQKNVPIVGDMMASRWAYEALAVAQFRYNDYERYFFEVNKEISRNSVYRSFMVPEMVSINKEVMRDTSNWESKEQSFRILKNEVKSLSEIHGLRAFSYVDQLNPEYFSRSISDRLHNYLLYARDHFANGYLESQKNRDQLYDSVVSDLGRDGFIILEKKYHNEFLADLLMNRAHLDMVYRGEDQLIQKKDPIFMHPYSAIGRAHFYAPFKVLGNWKVPTFYFNIAFIWFMTIVLYLSLLDNTLKKIIRFFESRNKDEGRPNSWVRLWDTFQIIISSPRVYKRARKLKKSTNN
- a CDS encoding pseudouridine synthase, translating into MAKRKLYFIIHKPFKVLSQFSNEGQNIGLGSIFKDIPKDVYPVGRLDLDSEGLLILTNDKSLNNRLLNPKNEHVRTYVVEVDGTPDQQAIAMLEKGIEINVNGKKHNTKPAKVEVFTPKVEERNPPVNYKKHPLRTWLQISLTEGKNRQVRKMTAKVGHPTLRLIRVAVEDLDLSPLKSGEISQISEKVLYKKLNLLQSPVK